One Stratiformator vulcanicus genomic window, GCGAGTTCGAACGCAGCAAAGAAAACGGGGTCGAAGACCGGGGCAAAGAAGTCGGTCAAACGCAAGAAGCCAACCGCGACCGCGGTGAAGCAGCTCGATCAACAGATCGTGAAACTCCTGAACGAGCGGGCCGACCAGATCGCCGAACTGCTGCGAGGCGAGGAGGATCCGGCCGCCGCGCTGTACGATCCCACTCACGATGAGCAATTGCTGAAGACCGCCGTGGGCCTCAACAAAGGGGACCTGCCAGAGCAAACGCTTCGTCGCGTTTTTCAGGAGGTCATCAGCGCGGCCAAGCGACGCATTCGCGTGCAGCGGGTCGTCTATCTCGGTCCGGAATTCAGCTTCTCCCATCTGGCGGCAATCGAACGATTCGGGCAATCGGCTGACCTGGTGCCGGTCAACACAATCGGCGCGGTCTTCGAAGAGGTCAATCGCGGGCACGCGATGTTCGGGATCGTTCCGATCGAAAACAGCACCGACGGACGCGTGGTCGACACGCTTTCGATGTTCGGCAAATTGCCGGTTCGAATTTGCGGCGAGGTTCAGCTTCAGATCCACCTGCACCTGTTAGCGAACGGTCCGCGTGGGCAAATCACCGAGGTTTACAGCAAGCCGCAGGCGCTGTCGCAGTGTCGCAACTGGCTGGCCCGCAACATGCCGCAGGCGCGGCTGATCGAGGTCACCAGCACATCGACTGCCGCACAACTGGCCCGCACGAAACCGGGGGCTGCGGCCGTCGCAAGCCAGCAGGCTGCCGTCGACAATGGCCTGACGATCCAAGCCGAAAACATTGAAGACAACCCGCACAACATCACGCGCTTCGCCGTGATCGGCGAGGACATCTGCAAGCGCAGCGGTAAAGACCGCACGGCTGTTCTGCTGCAGGTCGCCCACCAACCGGGCGCCTTGCACGATGCACTGATGGCTTTTAAGAAGAACAAGATTAATCTGACTTGGATCGAATCGTTCCCGCTGTTCGGTGCCGAAAACGGCTACCAGTTTTTCCTCGACTTCGAGGGACACGCCGATGATGCTGCCATCAGTCGAGTATTGAGCGATTTGGAGAAAAAAGCCGTCCGGATGGAACTGCTGGGATCGTATCCTCGCAGTTTGACGATCGGTTAGAATTGACCGGGACATCGCGGAACGGCGCCCGGGCGCCTTTCGTCGACAGGATGGCCCCTACCTTTATCTACGATCGGCGAAAGCGACGCCGTTCAGCTTCGAATCGAAGGTCGAGTTTATGCGGCGGTTATACGTGGCCGGCAACTGGAAGATGAACACGACGCGAACGTCGGGGGTCGACCTCGCGACCGCGATCGCCGCAAAGGTTCCCGCGGAGGGATGTCCGGTCG contains:
- the pheA gene encoding prephenate dehydratase, which codes for MAKKATASSNAAKKTGSKTGAKKSVKRKKPTATAVKQLDQQIVKLLNERADQIAELLRGEEDPAAALYDPTHDEQLLKTAVGLNKGDLPEQTLRRVFQEVISAAKRRIRVQRVVYLGPEFSFSHLAAIERFGQSADLVPVNTIGAVFEEVNRGHAMFGIVPIENSTDGRVVDTLSMFGKLPVRICGEVQLQIHLHLLANGPRGQITEVYSKPQALSQCRNWLARNMPQARLIEVTSTSTAAQLARTKPGAAAVASQQAAVDNGLTIQAENIEDNPHNITRFAVIGEDICKRSGKDRTAVLLQVAHQPGALHDALMAFKKNKINLTWIESFPLFGAENGYQFFLDFEGHADDAAISRVLSDLEKKAVRMELLGSYPRSLTIG